From the genome of Acidobacteriota bacterium:
ATCGGCAGGCTGTGTCCGCGTTCTTCGCGGTGTCCGACGGCATGGGCGGCCACAATGCCGGCGAGATCGCGGCCATGACCGCCATCCAGAGCGTGGCCGCCTCCCTCACCCGCGGCTACTTCCTGCCTGTCCTGCGCACCGACATCTACCAGCTCCCTGAACGCGTCTACAACTACCACTTTCGCCGCGCCAAGCGCCGCCCGGCCCGCCCCGCCGCCCGGCGGGTGCTGACCGCCGCCATGGAACGGGCCAACACCGCGATCATCGACTTGTCGCGCAAGAATCCCGCTTTCTTCGGCATGGGCGCCACTCTGACGGCGGCGGTGCTGGACGACCGCCGGCTCACGGTGGCCAGTGTCGGTGATAGCCGCTGCTACGTGTACGCCGACAAGCGGCTGCAACAGGTGACGAAGGACCACACCATCGTCAATCAGATGGTGGAGCTGGGCCGGATCTCTCCCGAGGACGCCGTCCACCACCCCGGCCGCAACTTTCTCTACAAGAGCCTCGGCTCCTCCGAACAGCTCGAGTTCGACCTGTTCGACCTGGAGCTGGCCCCGCCGGCGTGGATCCTCATCTGCTCCGACGGGCTGACCAGCATGGTACCCGACGCGGAAATCGCCCGGGTGGTCGCCGACTGCCGCCAGCCGCACAACGGCGCCGCGGAACTGATCCGGCGGGCCAACCGGGCGGGCGGCAAGGACAACATCTCCGTGGTATTGGCTAAGCTGACATGATGCACGGCTGGCCGCACGACCCGACCTTCGACTCCCCCGCGCCGCCGCGGGCGCGCCGGTCCTGCCCGCGCCGCCGGCTGGCCGACAGCCGCGGCCGCAAGACCCTGCTCCAGCCGGGCCACGTCTTCTTCAACCGGTACGAGATTATCCGCCGGGTGGGCGGCGGCGGCATGGGCAACGTCTACCAGGCGCGCGACGTCCGGCTCTCCAACCGCTCGTGCGCCATCAAGGAGATGATCGACCTCTACAGCGAACCCGAGGAGCACGAGCGGACCCTGAACGAATTCAAGCGCGAGGCCGCGCTGCTGGCCACGCTGCAGCACCCCGGCATCCCGAAGGTGTATGACTACTTCATGGAGGACGACCGGTACTATCTGGTCATGGAGTATGTCGACGGGATGGACCTGAACAAATACCTCAAGGAGTACGGCGAAAAACTGCCCGAGGCCAAGGTCATCGGCATCGGCATCCAGATCTGCGACGTCCTCCACAACCTGCACACCCACAAGCCGCCGGTGATCTACCGCGACCTGAAGCCCAGCAACATCATGGTGACCGCCGGCGACCGGCTGGTGCTTGTCGACTTCGGCATCGCCCGCTTCCTCACCGCCAACCTCACCGACATCACCACCATCGGCACCATGGGCTTCGTGCCGCCGGAGGTGTACGAGGAATCCATCGAGCCGGCCTCGGACATCTACTCGCTGGGCGCCACCCTGTTCTATTTCATGACCGGCGTCTCGCCGCAGACCAAGCCCATCCTGATCTTCGACTTCACCAAAAACCCGCGGCCGCGGGAGTACAATCCCGACATCAGCCCCGAGATGGAGGCGGCCATCATCCGGAGCGTGAGCTACGACGCGCGGAACCGCTTCTCCTCCGCCTACGCCATGAAGCGGGAGCTGGAGTCGATCCTGCAGACCCGCCACGCCGACGCCGATGACAAGGACCTGCTGACGCTGCTCGCGGAGAAGAAGCGTCGCTCCGAGCGCAAGACCAA
Proteins encoded in this window:
- a CDS encoding serine/threonine-protein phosphatase — translated: MGGDRQPKKPPQLLYAAMTDTGRERQNNEDGVVACDLATATGHRQAVSAFFAVSDGMGGHNAGEIAAMTAIQSVAASLTRGYFLPVLRTDIYQLPERVYNYHFRRAKRRPARPAARRVLTAAMERANTAIIDLSRKNPAFFGMGATLTAAVLDDRRLTVASVGDSRCYVYADKRLQQVTKDHTIVNQMVELGRISPEDAVHHPGRNFLYKSLGSSEQLEFDLFDLELAPPAWILICSDGLTSMVPDAEIARVVADCRQPHNGAAELIRRANRAGGKDNISVVLAKLT
- a CDS encoding protein kinase; the encoded protein is MMHGWPHDPTFDSPAPPRARRSCPRRRLADSRGRKTLLQPGHVFFNRYEIIRRVGGGGMGNVYQARDVRLSNRSCAIKEMIDLYSEPEEHERTLNEFKREAALLATLQHPGIPKVYDYFMEDDRYYLVMEYVDGMDLNKYLKEYGEKLPEAKVIGIGIQICDVLHNLHTHKPPVIYRDLKPSNIMVTAGDRLVLVDFGIARFLTANLTDITTIGTMGFVPPEVYEESIEPASDIYSLGATLFYFMTGVSPQTKPILIFDFTKNPRPREYNPDISPEMEAAIIRSVSYDARNRFSSAYAMKRELESILQTRHADADDKDLLTLLAEKKRRSERKTKVVPIIDETKAEVSSDLESLRKEFEEEFKDFLPISDDVIRTASAASIDIYCVKCFASLSENDLVCHKCGTEQPHSPFIKVPKALLKLEQQHQVFNVIKDITIIGRRDPERRCYPEIDLTPFDSGKHISRLHARILKLNGEYYIEDLKSKNKVVINNRYLLQSGITHKLNSGDTVKIGRLVFRFEKQ